The following coding sequences lie in one Pseudostreptobacillus hongkongensis genomic window:
- a CDS encoding superoxide dismutase has protein sequence MSFKLMELPYAYDALEPIIDKETMHLHHDMHHQAYVNNLNNLLEGTGFEGKSIEEILTSLDKMPEAKRNGIRNNAGGVYNHDLFWLTMTPGGSKEPKGKLKEAIEKSFGSLEGLKEQFNNKGLAQFGSGWAWLVSDEDGNLEVISTPNQDSPISLGKKAILGNDVWEHAYYLRYQNRRGEYLNKWWDLINWDIVEARY, from the coding sequence ATGAGTTTTAAACTTATGGAACTACCATATGCATATGATGCCTTAGAACCAATAATAGATAAAGAAACTATGCATTTGCATCATGATATGCATCATCAAGCGTATGTAAACAATTTAAATAATTTATTAGAAGGAACTGGATTTGAAGGTAAATCTATTGAAGAAATTTTAACTTCACTTGATAAAATGCCAGAAGCAAAAAGAAATGGTATAAGAAATAACGCAGGTGGAGTATATAACCATGATTTATTCTGGTTAACAATGACACCAGGTGGAAGCAAAGAACCTAAAGGAAAATTAAAAGAAGCTATTGAAAAATCTTTCGGATCATTAGAAGGATTAAAAGAACAATTTAATAATAAAGGACTTGCACAATTTGGTTCAGGTTGGGCATGGTTAGTATCAGATGAGGATGGAAACTTAGAAGTTATTTCTACTCCTAATCAAGATAGTCCAATTTCTTTAGGGAAAAAAGCAATTTTAGGAAATGATGTTTGGGAACATGCATATTACTTAAGATACCAAAATAGAAGAGGAGAATACCTTAACAAATGGTGGGACCTTATAAACTGGGATATAGTAGAAGCTAGATATTAA
- a CDS encoding 2'-5' RNA ligase family protein, with the protein MKKLFLLLFSVFSMMSFANVNYNVFLKMDNKAEMAVSEISKELKKVGIDSLYSEGYIVHLTAYLTEYKPEELPKLKKVVNEMASKTKPFELEFFGIHKTAGNWLMLDNKNTRELQDLVDEITVKLNRYRALDAEVPGWAKSIPEKVKSFKAYGSPNVFMNFDPHITLLTPKDPEKIAQFMENYKLKPFTTKVIGIGIAEVDSLGQAQGKKVLYEVNFKK; encoded by the coding sequence ATGTTAACTACAATGTGTTTTTAAAAATGGACAACAAAGCTGAAATGGCTGTTTCTGAAATTTCAAAAGAACTTAAAAAAGTAGGTATTGATTCACTTTATTCTGAAGGATATATTGTACACCTTACAGCATATTTAACAGAATATAAGCCTGAAGAATTACCAAAATTAAAAAAAGTTGTTAATGAAATGGCTTCAAAAACTAAACCATTTGAATTAGAATTCTTTGGAATACATAAAACTGCTGGAAACTGGTTAATGTTAGATAACAAAAACACAAGAGAATTACAAGATCTTGTTGATGAAATCACAGTTAAATTAAATAGATATAGAGCTCTTGATGCTGAAGTTCCTGGTTGGGCAAAATCTATACCTGAAAAAGTTAAATCTTTCAAAGCTTATGGTTCACCTAATGTATTTATGAATTTTGATCCACATATTACATTATTAACACCAAAAGATCCTGAAAAAATAGCTCAATTTATGGAAAACTATAAATTAAAACCATTTACTACTAAAGTTATTGGTATAGGTATTGCTGAAGTTGATTCTTTAGGTCAAGCTCAAGGTAAAAAAGTACTTTATGAAGTAAATTTCAAAAAATAA